Proteins found in one Thalassophryne amazonica chromosome 1, fThaAma1.1, whole genome shotgun sequence genomic segment:
- the LOC117520726 gene encoding leucine-rich repeat-containing protein 3-like has translation MPRLMGTSQRCGSSFKLPSIFALLLLMIMTAHACPKNCHCSERNGVVVQCTSRNLENVPLNLPKDTVVLLLSSNHIKHIPKQAFADLHRLRELDLSHNSIETVEAGAFQGVSEGLQTLDLSNNHLSSLPMDTFAKLHARIRLSHNPWHCECSLQEVLRELRLDPETVNEVFCYTSVQEEYVGQPVIQVLDSGMNFCNFHQKTTDVAMFVAMFCWFSMVTAYIIYYIRHNQEDARRHMEYLKSLPSTSHISKDYDTASSVF, from the coding sequence ATGCCCAGACTAATGGGGACTTCTCAAAGGTGTGGGTCATCCTTTAAACTCCCTTCCATTTTTGCACTGTTGCTGTTGATGATTATGACAGCGCACGCCTGCCCCAAGAACTGTCACTGCTCTGAAAGGAACGGTGTGGTGGTGCAGTGCACCTCACGCAACTTGGAAAATGTCCCGCTTAACTTGCCCAAGGACACCGTTGTTCTCCTCCTATCGTCTAACCACATCAAACACATCCCCAAACAGGCCTTCGCAGACCTACATCGCCTCAGGGAACTGGATCTATCCCATAATTCCATTGAGACTGTAGAGGCTGGTGCCTTTCAAGGGGTTTCTGAGGGCCTACAAACTCTGGACCTCTCGAACAACCACCTCAGCAGCCTCCCAATGGACACCTTCGCCAAGCTGCACGCCCGCATCCGCCTATCCCACAACCCGTGGCACTGTGAGTGCTCTTTGCAGGAGGTGCTGAGGGAGCTGAGGTTGGACCCCGAGACAGTAAATGAGGTATTCTGCTACACGTCGGTGCAGGAGGAGTATGTAGGACAACCAGTGATCCAAGTCCTGGACTCGGGAATGAACTTTTGTAACTTCCACCAGAAGACGACAGATGTGGCCATGTTTGTGGCCATGTTCTGCTGGTTCTCCATGGTGACGGCTTACATCATTTACTACATCAGGCACAACCAGGAGGATGCCAGGAGGCACATGGAGTACCTCAAGTCCCTGCCCAGCACTTCACACATCAGCAAGGACTATGATACAGCAAGCAGCGTCTTCTAA